A section of the Pseudomonas sp. FP453 genome encodes:
- the dxs gene encoding 1-deoxy-D-xylulose-5-phosphate synthase: MPTTFQEIPRKRPSTPLLDRAATPAGLRRLGEAELETLADELRLELLYTVGQTGGHFGAGLGVIELTIALHYVFDTPDDRLVWDVGHQAYPHKILTGRREQMGSLRQKDGIAAFPRRAESEYDTFGVGHSSTSISAALGMAIAARLQGSDRKAIAVIGDGALTAGMAFEALNHAPEVDANMLVILNDNDMSISRNVGGLSNYLAKILSSRTYASMREGSKKVLSRLPGAWEIARRTEEYAKGMLVPGTLFEELGWNYIGPIDGHDLPTLIATLRNMRDLKGPQFLHIVTKKGKGFAPAEVDPIGYHAITKLEPLDAPAAAPKKASGPKYSGVFGEWLCDMAAADPRLVGITPAMKEGSDLVAFSERFPLRYFDVAIAEQHAVTFAAGMACEGAKPVVAIYSTFLQRGYDQLVHDVAVQNLDVLFAIDRAGLVGEDGPTHAGSFDLSYLRCIPGMLVMTPSDENELRKMLSTGHLYNGPAAVRYPRGNGPNAVIEKDLEPIEIGKGIVRRQGSKTAFLVFGVQLAEALKVAEKLDATVVDMRFVKPLDEALVRDIAAGHELLVTVEENAIMGGAGAAVSEFLARENILKSVLHLGLPDVYVEHAKPAQMLAECGLDEAGIEASVRERMALLGL; encoded by the coding sequence ATGCCCACGACGTTTCAAGAGATTCCCCGCAAGCGCCCGTCCACGCCCCTGCTCGACCGTGCTGCCACGCCGGCCGGCCTGCGTCGTCTGGGTGAAGCCGAGCTGGAAACCCTGGCCGATGAGTTGCGCCTGGAATTGCTCTACACGGTCGGCCAGACCGGTGGGCATTTCGGTGCCGGCCTGGGCGTCATCGAGCTGACTATCGCCCTGCATTACGTGTTCGACACCCCGGACGACCGGCTGGTGTGGGACGTGGGCCATCAGGCGTATCCGCATAAAATCCTCACCGGCCGCCGCGAACAAATGGGCAGCCTGCGCCAGAAGGACGGCATTGCCGCCTTCCCGCGCCGCGCCGAGAGCGAGTACGACACCTTTGGCGTCGGCCACTCCAGCACCTCCATCAGTGCCGCGCTGGGCATGGCCATCGCCGCCCGCCTGCAAGGCAGCGATCGCAAGGCGATTGCGGTGATCGGTGATGGCGCGCTGACCGCGGGCATGGCCTTCGAAGCGCTGAACCATGCGCCGGAAGTGGACGCCAACATGTTGGTGATCCTCAACGACAACGACATGTCGATCTCGCGCAACGTCGGTGGCCTGTCCAATTACCTGGCCAAGATCCTCTCCAGCCGCACCTACGCCAGCATGCGTGAAGGCAGCAAGAAGGTGCTCTCGCGTCTGCCCGGCGCGTGGGAAATTGCCCGGCGCACCGAAGAATATGCCAAGGGCATGCTGGTACCCGGCACCCTGTTCGAAGAGCTGGGCTGGAACTACATCGGCCCGATCGACGGCCACGACCTGCCCACCCTGATCGCCACGCTGCGCAACATGCGTGACCTCAAGGGCCCGCAGTTCCTGCACATCGTCACCAAGAAAGGCAAAGGCTTCGCCCCGGCGGAAGTCGACCCGATTGGCTACCACGCCATCACCAAGCTGGAACCGTTGGACGCTCCCGCCGCCGCGCCGAAAAAGGCCAGCGGGCCGAAGTATTCCGGTGTGTTCGGCGAATGGCTGTGCGACATGGCCGCCGCCGACCCGCGCCTGGTGGGGATTACCCCGGCGATGAAGGAAGGCTCCGACCTGGTGGCGTTCAGCGAGCGTTTCCCGCTGCGTTACTTCGACGTGGCGATTGCCGAGCAGCACGCCGTCACGTTCGCCGCCGGCATGGCCTGTGAAGGCGCCAAACCGGTGGTGGCGATCTACTCCACCTTCCTGCAACGTGGCTACGACCAGTTGGTGCATGACGTCGCGGTGCAGAACCTCGACGTGCTGTTCGCCATCGACCGCGCAGGCCTGGTGGGCGAAGACGGCCCGACCCACGCCGGCAGCTTCGACTTGTCCTACCTGCGCTGCATCCCCGGCATGCTGGTGATGACGCCGAGCGACGAAAACGAACTGCGCAAGATGCTCAGCACCGGCCACCTGTACAACGGCCCGGCCGCCGTGCGCTACCCGCGCGGCAACGGCCCGAATGCGGTGATCGAGAAGGACCTGGAACCGATCGAGATCGGCAAGGGCATCGTGCGCCGCCAAGGCAGCAAGACCGCCTTCCTGGTGTTTGGCGTGCAATTGGCCGAAGCCTTGAAGGTCGCCGAGAAGCTCGACGCCACCGTGGTCGATATGCGCTTCGTCAAACCGTTGGACGAAGCCCTCGTACGCGACATCGCCGCCGGCCACGAGCTGCTGGTGACGGTCGAAGAAAACGCCATCATGGGCGGTGCGGGCGCGGCGGTCAGCGAGTTCCTGGCGCGGGAGAACATCCTCAAGTCGGTGCTGCACCTGGGCTTGCCGGATGTGTACGTCGAACACGCCAAGCCGGCGCAGATGCTGGCGGAGTGTGGGTTGGATGAGGCAGGGATTGAAGCGTCGGTGCGCGAGCGCATGGCGCTGCTGGGCCTGTAA
- a CDS encoding TonB-dependent receptor domain-containing protein: MKRLHLALLLLPAPELLADTRDQALTLPDMVISANRQVQARNDSSAANTVFTRDDIDRLQPTSVTDLLSRVPGVQIAPTGGRGSLPGVYIRGTKSAQSLVLVDGQRIANTTSGDSGLQYLNVDQIERVEVLRGSRSVIYGSDAIGGVIQVFTRRNAGQGLQPRLKLGFGSHQTWERSLGLSGGDERTRFNLGASLDETAGINSTHASFPSDGDHDAYRNQSISVNLSHAFSDELSVGFNLLDSRGKSEYDNSFGRYDFASGQSVGQKPYTNYTVSSASAYVDASLGERWQSRVELGHSENRDTKRDTLSDEFSVFNTYRDSVNWQNDLTLNEQNNLILGADWYEDRFHGSTTFTENSRWNRAAFVQHRFHGAWFSTELGLRRDQNQQFGGQNSWSASVTLPLNPDNDLLLSYSEGFRAPTFNDLYYPDTKYSNPNLQPETSKSYELQWRSQLSDSTRLEASLYRTDLRDAIILDSASKPQNVASARINGFEAALKQELFGWQGNLGLSLIDPRDRESGHTLARRARRTLSLDLDRQFDRLGVGASWQAISSSYDAQDNTQRLGGYALLGLRSSWALNREVALSLKVDNLLDKSFARAMYSYDDADFKNNQAYREEGRVWMVGVTWTPEI, translated from the coding sequence ATAAAACGCCTGCACCTCGCCCTGCTGCTTCTACCTGCCCCCGAACTGCTCGCCGACACCCGCGACCAAGCGCTCACCCTCCCCGACATGGTCATCAGCGCCAACCGCCAGGTGCAGGCGCGCAACGACAGCAGCGCCGCCAACACGGTATTCACCCGCGACGATATAGACCGCCTGCAACCCACAAGCGTGACCGATCTGCTCAGCCGCGTGCCCGGCGTGCAAATCGCCCCAACGGGTGGGCGTGGCAGTTTGCCAGGGGTTTATATTCGCGGCACAAAATCCGCCCAGAGCCTGGTGCTGGTGGACGGTCAGCGCATCGCCAACACCACCTCCGGCGACAGCGGCCTGCAATACCTGAATGTCGACCAGATCGAACGGGTGGAAGTGTTGCGCGGCTCGCGCTCGGTGATTTACGGCAGCGACGCGATTGGCGGGGTGATCCAGGTTTTCACCCGGCGTAATGCCGGGCAAGGCCTACAACCGCGCTTGAAGCTGGGCTTTGGCAGCCACCAGACCTGGGAGCGCAGCCTCGGGCTGTCCGGGGGTGATGAACGCACGCGCTTCAACCTGGGCGCGAGTCTGGATGAAACGGCGGGCATCAACTCGACACATGCGTCATTCCCCAGCGATGGCGACCATGATGCCTATCGCAACCAGTCCATCAGCGTGAACCTCAGTCATGCTTTCAGCGATGAACTGTCGGTGGGCTTCAACCTGCTGGATAGCCGAGGCAAGTCCGAATACGACAACAGCTTCGGCCGTTATGACTTCGCCAGCGGGCAAAGCGTGGGGCAAAAACCCTACACCAACTACACCGTGAGCAGCGCCAGCGCCTATGTCGACGCGAGCCTCGGTGAGCGCTGGCAGTCGCGCGTGGAACTGGGCCACAGCGAGAATCGCGACACCAAGCGCGACACCCTCAGCGATGAATTCAGCGTGTTCAACACCTACCGCGACTCGGTCAACTGGCAGAACGACCTCACCCTGAACGAGCAGAACAACCTGATACTCGGCGCGGATTGGTACGAAGACCGTTTCCACGGTTCCACCACCTTTACCGAAAACAGCCGCTGGAATCGCGCCGCGTTTGTGCAGCATCGCTTTCACGGCGCGTGGTTCTCGACCGAGTTGGGCCTGCGCCGCGACCAGAACCAGCAGTTCGGCGGGCAAAACAGCTGGAGCGCCAGCGTCACCTTGCCGCTCAACCCCGATAACGACCTGCTGCTGAGCTACAGCGAAGGCTTCCGCGCGCCGACCTTCAACGACCTGTATTACCCCGACACCAAGTACAGCAACCCGAACCTGCAGCCCGAGACCTCAAAGAGCTACGAGCTGCAATGGCGTAGCCAATTGAGCGACAGCACGCGCCTGGAAGCCTCGCTGTACCGTACCGACCTGCGCGATGCGATCATCCTCGACAGCGCCAGCAAGCCGCAAAACGTCGCGTCGGCACGTATCAATGGCTTTGAGGCCGCGCTCAAGCAAGAGCTGTTTGGCTGGCAAGGCAACCTGGGGCTATCGCTTATCGACCCGCGTGACCGCGAAAGTGGCCACACCCTGGCCCGCCGGGCGCGTCGTACGTTGAGCCTGGACCTGGACCGGCAGTTCGATCGGCTGGGGGTGGGCGCCAGCTGGCAGGCGATCAGCAGCAGCTATGACGCGCAGGACAACACACAACGCCTGGGCGGCTATGCGCTGCTCGGCTTGCGCAGCAGTTGGGCGTTGAATCGGGAAGTGGCGTTGTCGCTGAAGGTCGATAACCTGTTGGACAAGTCGTTTGCGCGGGCGATGTATAGCTATGACGATGCGGACTTCAAGAACAATCAGGCTTATCGGGAAGAAGGCCGGGTGTGGATGGTTGGTGTGACCTGGACACCTGAGATTTGA
- a CDS encoding cobalamin-binding protein, protein MKRPWLALLLLACSVQAQAAERVVSLAPSLSEIVVELGAADLLVGVLDGGERPAALATLPSVGHYGQLNIERLLSLKPDLILLWPGSVGPAQREQLQRLNIPVYVAEPHSLEQLASQVQAIADPLGRADAGRQLAAQLRQRLGELRQRYHRDQPLRVFYQVWNQPLYTVGGGQIISDALSVCGARNVFDGLTLPAPQVSIESVLQRDPEVILVGDQAQKDAWSVWPNMAARVRLVPDKGLERPSGQMVEAVARLCQVISPDL, encoded by the coding sequence ATGAAGCGCCCCTGGCTGGCGCTCCTGCTGCTGGCATGCAGCGTCCAGGCGCAGGCGGCCGAACGCGTGGTCAGCCTGGCGCCATCCCTCTCTGAAATCGTGGTTGAACTGGGCGCCGCCGACCTGCTGGTGGGCGTGCTCGACGGCGGCGAACGGCCCGCCGCCCTGGCGACGCTGCCGTCGGTCGGGCACTACGGCCAGTTGAACATCGAGCGCCTGCTCAGTCTCAAGCCCGACCTGATCCTGCTCTGGCCCGGCAGCGTCGGTCCGGCGCAGCGTGAGCAGTTGCAGCGCTTGAACATCCCCGTCTACGTGGCCGAACCCCATAGCCTTGAACAGCTCGCCAGCCAGGTCCAGGCCATCGCGGACCCGTTGGGCCGTGCGGATGCCGGGCGCCAGCTGGCCGCACAGTTGCGCCAGCGCCTGGGCGAACTGCGCCAGCGCTACCATCGGGATCAGCCGTTGCGGGTGTTCTACCAAGTGTGGAACCAACCGCTCTACACCGTGGGCGGCGGGCAGATCATCAGCGATGCGCTAAGCGTTTGCGGCGCACGTAATGTGTTCGATGGCCTCACATTGCCCGCCCCGCAGGTGAGTATCGAATCGGTGTTACAGCGTGATCCCGAGGTGATTCTTGTGGGGGATCAAGCCCAGAAAGATGCCTGGAGTGTCTGGCCAAACATGGCTGCACGCGTGCGGTTGGTGCCGGATAAAGGGCTGGAGCGGCCCAGTGGGCAGATGGTGGAGGCGGTGGCGCGGTTGTGTCAGGTGATATCGCCTGACCTGTGA
- a CDS encoding nuclear FMR1 interacting 1 family protein yields the protein MTRGQVKRRLSFNWWQYLALALLPLFVINLVFGQAESLLPVLAMPFFIAGVASMFLSLRYFHGYKHALIATSKALDTPEEPAAWITLAARRRTALLIAAVPAWIGALAVFVGLEAVPLFLLALSTLVLFYLYRIPRQLG from the coding sequence GTGACCCGTGGCCAGGTGAAACGGCGACTGTCCTTCAACTGGTGGCAGTACCTGGCCCTGGCGCTGCTGCCCTTGTTTGTGATCAACCTGGTGTTCGGCCAAGCCGAATCCCTGCTGCCCGTGCTGGCCATGCCGTTCTTTATTGCCGGCGTGGCCTCGATGTTTCTCAGCCTGCGCTATTTCCACGGCTATAAACACGCGCTGATCGCCACCTCGAAAGCCCTCGACACCCCCGAAGAACCCGCCGCCTGGATCACCCTCGCAGCCCGTCGGCGTACCGCCTTGCTGATTGCCGCCGTGCCCGCCTGGATCGGCGCGCTGGCCGTGTTTGTCGGCCTGGAAGCGGTGCCGTTGTTTCTATTGGCGCTCTCGACCCTGGTGCTGTTCTACCTCTATCGCATCCCCCGTCAACTGGGATGA
- the ribA gene encoding GTP cyclohydrolase II, giving the protein MPVVFVAASKLPTPFATFTMNGFLEEATGREHVVLSLGDIADGAPVLGRVHSECLTGDALFSQRCDCGSQLEAAMRAIAREGRGVLLYLRQEGRGIGLMNKIRAYELQDGGADTVEANERLGFAADQRDYAICLPMLEHLGVKSLRLMTNNPRKVKALTEMGITVAERVPLHTGHNPHNKLYLATKASKLDHMMGNEHQGEVDRA; this is encoded by the coding sequence GTGCCCGTCGTTTTCGTCGCCGCTTCCAAGCTGCCTACCCCTTTTGCCACGTTCACCATGAACGGCTTTCTTGAAGAAGCCACCGGGCGCGAGCACGTTGTGCTCAGCCTTGGCGATATCGCTGACGGCGCACCGGTGCTGGGCCGCGTGCACTCCGAGTGCCTGACCGGTGACGCCCTGTTCAGCCAGCGTTGCGACTGCGGTTCGCAACTCGAAGCAGCGATGCGCGCCATCGCCCGTGAAGGCCGTGGTGTGCTGTTGTACTTGCGTCAGGAAGGCCGTGGCATTGGCCTGATGAACAAGATCCGCGCCTACGAGCTGCAAGATGGCGGCGCCGATACCGTCGAGGCCAATGAGCGCCTGGGCTTTGCCGCCGACCAGCGCGACTACGCGATCTGCCTGCCGATGCTCGAACACCTGGGGGTCAAATCCCTGCGCCTGATGACCAATAACCCGCGCAAGGTCAAAGCCTTGACCGAGATGGGCATCACCGTCGCCGAGCGCGTGCCGCTGCACACCGGGCACAACCCGCACAACAAACTCTACCTGGCCACCAAGGCCAGCAAGCTCGACCACATGATGGGCAACGAGCACCAGGGCGAGGTTGACCGCGCGTGA
- a CDS encoding ABC transporter substrate-binding protein, with product MDVRHWLLILLCAFMPLAYADEAPGKVMLASEAWDDYTNADGSGLAWDVLREVFEPAGIQLQTRTVPYTRSVGLAQRGEVDGWVGSYRDEATGVLYPHWNFDSDHIYALGLASTPTPTLATLGDYRLAWVRGYKYEEYLPNVHRFNQIERRDGILPMLQHGRADFYIDALSEAKYVLSQSEEPSKFQLTHIAELPLYIGFADTERGRALMAVYDQRVEALVKSGELKAIFERWKQPYPF from the coding sequence ATGGATGTGCGCCACTGGCTGCTGATCCTGCTGTGCGCCTTCATGCCTCTGGCCTACGCCGATGAGGCTCCCGGCAAAGTCATGCTCGCCAGCGAAGCCTGGGACGACTACACCAACGCTGATGGCAGCGGCCTGGCCTGGGACGTGTTGCGTGAAGTGTTCGAGCCGGCCGGGATACAGCTGCAAACCCGCACTGTGCCGTATACCCGCTCGGTTGGCCTGGCCCAGCGCGGCGAGGTGGATGGCTGGGTCGGTTCCTACCGGGACGAAGCCACCGGCGTGCTCTACCCCCATTGGAACTTTGACTCCGACCACATCTACGCCCTCGGGCTGGCCAGCACGCCGACGCCAACCCTGGCGACACTGGGCGACTACCGCTTGGCCTGGGTGCGTGGCTACAAGTACGAGGAATATTTGCCCAATGTCCACCGGTTCAACCAAATCGAACGCCGCGATGGCATTTTGCCGATGCTGCAACACGGTCGGGCAGACTTCTATATCGATGCGCTGAGCGAAGCGAAGTACGTCCTCAGTCAATCCGAGGAGCCGTCGAAGTTCCAGCTCACCCACATTGCCGAGCTGCCGTTGTATATCGGCTTTGCCGATACTGAGCGGGGACGGGCGTTGATGGCGGTGTATGACCAGCGCGTCGAGGCATTGGTGAAAAGCGGCGAATTGAAGGCGATCTTCGAGCGCTGGAAGCAACCCTACCCGTTCTGA
- the thiL gene encoding thiamine-phosphate kinase, with the protein MGEFELIRKYFAAAPCAQGGEGIALGIGDDCALLALPAGEQLAISTDTLVAGVHFSDPCDPFLLGQRSLAVAVSDLAAMGANPLAFTLALTTPTVDADWLQRYAQGLNAMAQSCGVGLVGGDTTRGPLSLTLTVFGRVPAGQALTRSGAQPGDLLCVGGELGDAAGALPLVLGQRSAEAAIAEPLLAHYWSPQPQLALGLALRGKATSAMDISDGLLADCGHIAKASAVSLLIERQRLPLSQALLAFVGDDDARVAALSGGDDYVLAFTLPPGELASLLANGWPIHVIGRVEAGQGVTLLDANGQDITPAVRGYQHFREAP; encoded by the coding sequence ATGGGCGAGTTTGAGCTGATCCGCAAATACTTCGCCGCCGCGCCTTGTGCGCAGGGCGGCGAAGGCATTGCCCTGGGGATCGGCGACGACTGCGCCTTGCTGGCGCTCCCCGCCGGGGAGCAGCTGGCAATCTCCACCGATACCTTGGTGGCTGGGGTGCACTTTTCCGACCCCTGCGACCCGTTCCTGCTCGGCCAGCGCTCGTTGGCCGTGGCCGTGAGCGACCTGGCCGCCATGGGCGCCAACCCCCTTGCATTCACCCTTGCCCTCACCACCCCGACCGTCGATGCCGATTGGCTGCAACGCTATGCCCAGGGTTTGAACGCCATGGCGCAAAGCTGCGGCGTTGGCCTTGTGGGCGGTGACACCACGCGTGGCCCGCTGAGCCTGACCCTGACCGTGTTTGGCCGGGTGCCCGCCGGGCAGGCGTTGACGCGCAGCGGCGCGCAGCCGGGCGACTTGCTGTGTGTGGGCGGCGAGTTGGGAGATGCCGCTGGCGCCTTGCCACTGGTGCTGGGCCAGCGCAGCGCCGAGGCGGCGATTGCCGAGCCGTTGCTGGCGCACTATTGGTCGCCGCAACCGCAGTTGGCGTTGGGGCTGGCGTTGCGGGGCAAGGCGACCTCGGCCATGGATATCTCCGACGGGTTGCTGGCCGATTGCGGGCATATCGCCAAGGCCTCGGCTGTCAGCCTGTTGATCGAACGCCAGCGGTTGCCGTTGTCCCAGGCGCTGCTGGCGTTTGTCGGTGACGACGACGCGCGTGTGGCGGCCTTGAGCGGGGGCGACGACTACGTGCTGGCGTTCACCCTACCGCCCGGCGAACTGGCGTCGCTGCTGGCAAACGGTTGGCCGATCCACGTGATCGGCCGGGTCGAGGCGGGGCAGGGCGTGACGCTGCTGGACGCCAACGGCCAGGACATCACCCCGGCCGTGCGTGGCTATCAGCACTTTCGCGAAGCGCCGTAA
- the nusB gene encoding transcription antitermination factor NusB: MISDESDNFNPREPRPADAGKPSKNEKRRAARQLATQALYQRHLAGTSLNEIEAQFRVDNDFTFADLPYFHDILHGVHAHLTEIDTALAPCLDLTIEELDPVELCVMRLSAWELLYRVDVPYRVVINEGIELAKVYGSTDGHKFVNGVLDKLAPRLREAEVKAYKR, translated from the coding sequence GTGATTTCCGACGAGAGCGACAACTTCAACCCGCGCGAGCCACGTCCAGCCGATGCCGGCAAGCCGTCCAAGAACGAGAAGCGTCGCGCTGCTCGTCAGTTGGCGACCCAGGCCCTGTATCAGCGCCACCTGGCCGGTACTTCGCTGAACGAAATCGAAGCGCAGTTTCGCGTCGACAACGATTTTACCTTCGCCGACCTGCCGTACTTCCACGACATCCTGCACGGTGTGCATGCGCACCTGACCGAGATCGACACGGCCCTGGCCCCTTGCCTGGACCTGACCATCGAAGAGCTGGACCCGGTTGAACTGTGCGTGATGCGCCTGTCTGCCTGGGAACTGCTGTACCGCGTCGACGTGCCGTACCGCGTAGTGATCAACGAAGGCATCGAGCTGGCGAAAGTCTACGGTTCGACTGACGGTCACAAGTTCGTCAACGGCGTGCTCGACAAGCTGGCCCCGCGCCTGCGTGAAGCCGAAGTGAAGGCGTACAAGCGCTAA
- the ribE gene encoding 6,7-dimethyl-8-ribityllumazine synthase: MTLKTIEGTFIAPKGRYALVVGRFNSFVVESLVSGAVDALVRHGVSESDITIIRAPGAFEIPLVAQKVAQQGEYAAIIALGAVIRGGTPHFEYVAGECTKGLAQVSMEFGVPVAFGVLTVDSIEQAIERSGTKAGNKGAEAALSALEMVSLLSQLEAK; this comes from the coding sequence ATGACCCTGAAGACCATCGAAGGTACCTTCATCGCCCCCAAAGGCCGCTACGCCCTGGTAGTGGGCCGCTTCAACAGCTTCGTGGTTGAAAGCCTGGTAAGCGGTGCCGTGGACGCCCTGGTTCGCCACGGTGTGAGCGAGAGCGACATCACTATCATCCGTGCGCCTGGCGCCTTCGAAATTCCACTGGTTGCGCAAAAAGTTGCGCAGCAGGGTGAATACGCGGCGATCATCGCCCTGGGCGCGGTCATTCGTGGCGGTACTCCGCACTTCGAATACGTGGCTGGCGAATGCACCAAGGGCTTGGCCCAGGTGTCCATGGAGTTCGGCGTACCGGTTGCGTTCGGCGTGCTGACCGTGGATTCCATCGAGCAAGCCATCGAGCGTTCCGGCACCAAGGCCGGCAACAAAGGCGCTGAAGCTGCCCTGTCCGCCCTGGAAATGGTCAGCCTGCTGTCGCAGTTGGAGGCCAAGTGA